The Verrucomicrobium spinosum DSM 4136 = JCM 18804 genome includes a region encoding these proteins:
- a CDS encoding aldose epimerase family protein — protein MKLIPTFLCLAALLSGTLASCQSLQSGTHMTVTEESWGETKNGQKVSLYTLRNEKGMEAKITNYGGVIVSLTAPDRQGQFEDVVLGFDNLAQYESSSPFFGCITGRYANRIAGGRFTLDGREYVLAKNNGPNHLHGGRVGFDKKVWTARPMKRGGAGLELTYTSPDGEEGYPGTLQCKVTYVLTNDNSLEIEYRATTDKSTVVNLTNHSYFNLAGEGSGNILGQELSINADYYTPTDDTLIPTGERSPVAGTPLDFTSPHKIGVRINADFKPLRQGKGYDHNFILDGSGLRVAARAKDPKSGRVLEVLTTEPGVQLYTANHLGITGKKGHSYGARHAFCLETQHFPDSPNRPEFPTTKLSPGDSYQHTCIFKFSVE, from the coding sequence ATGAAATTAATTCCGACTTTCCTGTGCCTGGCAGCCCTGCTGTCAGGCACTTTGGCTTCTTGTCAATCGCTGCAATCCGGCACCCATATGACCGTCACAGAAGAATCTTGGGGCGAAACCAAGAACGGACAGAAAGTCAGTCTCTATACCCTGCGCAATGAAAAGGGCATGGAGGCGAAGATTACCAACTATGGCGGGGTGATTGTCAGCCTCACGGCACCAGACCGCCAGGGACAGTTCGAGGATGTGGTGCTGGGCTTTGACAACCTCGCCCAATACGAGTCCTCAAGCCCGTTCTTCGGCTGTATTACCGGGCGTTATGCAAACCGGATCGCCGGTGGCAGGTTCACACTCGATGGGCGGGAGTATGTGTTGGCCAAGAACAATGGCCCCAACCACCTGCATGGTGGTCGAGTGGGTTTTGACAAAAAAGTCTGGACCGCCCGACCGATGAAACGGGGTGGGGCTGGACTGGAACTCACCTACACCAGCCCTGATGGCGAGGAGGGTTACCCCGGGACGCTGCAATGCAAGGTCACCTATGTGCTGACGAATGACAACAGCCTGGAGATCGAATACCGTGCCACCACGGACAAATCCACGGTCGTCAACCTGACGAACCACAGCTACTTCAACCTCGCTGGTGAAGGCAGTGGCAACATTCTGGGTCAGGAGTTGAGCATCAATGCCGACTACTACACACCGACAGACGACACCTTGATCCCGACAGGTGAGCGTTCCCCGGTCGCCGGGACTCCATTGGACTTCACCAGCCCTCATAAGATCGGGGTGCGCATCAATGCGGACTTCAAGCCGCTCCGTCAGGGCAAGGGATACGATCATAACTTCATTCTTGATGGATCTGGACTCCGCGTGGCCGCCCGTGCCAAAGATCCCAAGTCGGGGCGCGTGCTGGAAGTTTTGACGACAGAACCTGGTGTACAGCTCTACACGGCCAACCATCTGGGGATCACCGGCAAGAAGGGCCATAGCTACGGTGCACGTCATGCTTTCTGCCTGGAGACACAGCACTTCCCAGACAGTCCCAACCGGCCGGAGTTCCCCACCACGAAACTTTCTCCTGGGGACAGCTACCAGCACACATGCATCTTTAAGTTCAGCGTCGAATAA
- the aspS gene encoding aspartate--tRNA ligase — translation MQPNTYRTHHCNELRLAHVGETVTLSGWVNSARDQGGVIFVDLRDREGVTQIVFRSEENPEAAAASHKLRDEDVLQITGKVVKRLEGTNNDKLATGEVELVVSSLTMLNKAAVLPFQLDKELSNEDLRLKYRYLDLRRPRMTRNLRTRHRVTKATRDYLDAHGFVEVETPILSKSTPEGARDFLVPSRLSPGKFYALPQAPQQYKQLLMVAGLERYFQIAKCFRDEDLRADRQPEFTQVDIEMSFPTEEDIYNLVEGLLKDMFKAGRDVEIPLPFPRMTWKEAMDRYGIDKPDTRFGNEITDLGDIFTKTEFKIFRGVLDGGGVVRAINAKGFASVTTGQMNRLNEIAIQAGLPVKTLAFIKYENGEYKSPLWRFFTDEEKAALIERMKIEEGDIVFFVAGPWESTCTILGRVRLEVAEMMGTTKGSDALNFLWVVDFPLLAYSEEDAKWCAVHHPFTRPKTEDIPLLEEGKYSEVRAIAYDVVLNGCELGGGSLRIHESDLQAKMFSVLGVSEEEQKIMFSHILEAFQFGAPPHGGLALGLDRIIMLAAGEDSIREVIAFPKNNRGMELMTASPSPADFKQLREIYIQSTWKEKKAEEQA, via the coding sequence ATGCAACCGAACACCTACCGTACGCACCACTGCAACGAACTGCGCCTCGCCCACGTCGGGGAAACCGTCACGCTGTCTGGCTGGGTGAATTCGGCTCGCGACCAGGGCGGCGTCATTTTCGTGGACTTGAGGGACCGGGAAGGCGTGACTCAGATCGTCTTCCGTTCCGAGGAGAACCCCGAAGCCGCTGCCGCCAGCCACAAGCTCCGTGATGAAGACGTCCTCCAGATCACCGGCAAGGTGGTGAAGCGCCTCGAAGGCACGAACAACGACAAGCTCGCCACCGGTGAGGTGGAGCTTGTCGTTTCCAGCCTCACGATGCTCAACAAGGCCGCGGTGCTGCCCTTCCAGCTCGACAAGGAGCTCAGCAACGAAGACCTGCGTCTCAAGTACCGCTACCTCGACCTGCGTCGTCCGCGCATGACTCGGAACCTGCGCACCCGTCACCGGGTGACGAAGGCCACGCGTGACTACCTCGATGCCCACGGTTTTGTGGAGGTGGAGACCCCGATCCTTTCCAAGTCCACCCCGGAAGGTGCGCGTGACTTCCTCGTGCCCTCCCGTCTGAGCCCGGGCAAGTTCTATGCCCTGCCCCAGGCCCCCCAGCAGTACAAGCAGCTGCTCATGGTCGCGGGTCTCGAGCGTTATTTCCAGATCGCCAAGTGCTTCCGTGACGAAGACCTCCGTGCAGACCGCCAGCCCGAGTTCACTCAGGTGGACATCGAAATGTCCTTCCCCACGGAAGAAGACATCTACAACCTCGTGGAAGGCCTGCTCAAGGACATGTTCAAGGCCGGTCGCGACGTGGAAATCCCCCTCCCCTTCCCGCGCATGACGTGGAAAGAGGCGATGGACCGCTACGGCATCGACAAGCCCGACACCCGCTTCGGCAATGAGATCACCGACCTCGGTGACATCTTCACCAAGACCGAGTTCAAGATCTTCCGCGGCGTGCTCGACGGCGGCGGAGTGGTTCGTGCCATCAACGCCAAGGGCTTCGCCTCCGTCACCACCGGCCAGATGAACCGTCTCAACGAGATCGCCATCCAGGCGGGTCTGCCCGTGAAGACGCTGGCGTTCATCAAATATGAGAACGGCGAGTACAAGTCCCCGCTTTGGCGCTTCTTTACCGATGAGGAAAAGGCGGCGCTCATTGAGCGCATGAAGATCGAGGAAGGCGACATCGTCTTCTTCGTGGCTGGCCCATGGGAAAGCACCTGCACCATCCTGGGACGCGTCCGCCTTGAGGTGGCTGAGATGATGGGCACTACGAAGGGCAGCGATGCGCTGAACTTCCTCTGGGTTGTGGACTTCCCCTTGCTCGCCTACAGCGAGGAAGACGCCAAATGGTGCGCTGTGCACCACCCATTCACCCGGCCGAAGACCGAAGACATTCCGCTGCTGGAAGAAGGAAAGTACAGCGAAGTACGCGCCATCGCGTACGACGTGGTGCTCAACGGTTGTGAACTGGGCGGTGGATCCCTGCGGATCCACGAGAGTGATCTCCAGGCCAAGATGTTCAGCGTTCTCGGCGTCAGCGAGGAGGAGCAGAAGATCATGTTCAGCCACATCCTTGAAGCCTTCCAGTTTGGTGCCCCGCCCCACGGCGGTCTGGCTCTCGGTCTGGACCGCATCATCATGCTGGCCGCCGGTGAGGACAGCATCCGTGAGGTCATTGCCTTCCCGAAAAACAACCGTGGCATGGAGCTGATGACCGCCAGCCCGAGTCCGGCCGACTTCAAACAGCTCCGCGAAATCTACATCCAGAGCACCTGGAAGGAGAAAAAGGCGGAAGAGCAGGCGTAA